The Levilactobacillus namurensis genomic interval CTTTGCTAATAAGGAAGGAACGCAAGAAGAGTTCTTCCATACCTTTAACACACTGTACGACGACGGTAAGCAAATCGTCCTGACGTCCGACCGGCTGCCGAATGAGATTCCCAAGCTACAGGACCGCTTAGTTTCGCGGTTCGCTTGGGGACTTTCGGTCGATATCACGCCGCCCGACCTCGAAACGCGAATCGCCATTCTACGAAACAAGGCGGACGCCGATGGCATCGAGATTCCCGACGATACGCTCAGCTACATTGCTGGGCAAATTGATTCCAACGTCCGTGAATTAGAGGGGGCCTTGGCCCGGGTTCAGGCTTACCACCAATTGATGCGCCAACCAATCACCACTGACCTGGCGGCGGAAGCCCTCAAGGGACTGAATCTCGCCGACACCAGCGACGTCATCACGATTCCCGTGATTCAAGACCGCGTGGCCGACTACTTCCACGTCTCCCTCAAGGATCTCAAGGGGAAGAAACGCAAGAAAACCATCGTGATTCCACGGCAGATCGCCATGTATCTATCTCGGGAACTCACGGACGCCTCCTTACCCCGCATCGGCAACGAATTCGGTGGCAAGGACCACACCACCGTGATTCACGCGTACAATAAGATTGCCGCATCACTCAAAACGGATACCGAACTTCAGAAAAACATCGCGGACCTCAAAGAAGAACTCCGTCGCTAATCCGTTCGTGACAATTTAGTGCCATCGGCTACCCCTGAACGACCGTTCGGCGGTCTTTTTGTGCCCAGGTCGTGTATGATAGACGGGGGCCACCACGGCGCTTGTGGATAAGCACCGTCAAACGGGCCCAGTTATCCACAAGTTATCCACAGGTGGATAAACCAGGCTACCGGCTGTTTCTCAAAGTTATCCATACTATACACTGCGCTACTACGGCTACTGTTTTTTCTTTTAATTAAGTTAAACCACCGTCACCAGAAATCTAAAGGAGAGTGTTGAAGCTCATGCAATTTACCATTAACCGTGCCGCGTTCGTCAAAGAACTAAACAACGTTTCGCGGGCGATCTCATCCAAGACCACGATTCCCATCCTAACCGGCCTTAAAATTGTGGCCAGTGACACCGGCTTACTCTTGACCGGGTCCAACGCCGATATTTCCATTGAAACCTTGATTCGCTCGGACGATCCCGACATCGGCTTAACGGTCGATGAACCTGGTTCAATCGTCCTAACTGCGCGCTTCTTTAGTGAAATCGTGAAACGCCTGCCCGAAAAGACCATGACAGTCTCCGTCAAAGACGGCTTCCAGACTGAGATCACGTCCGGATCAGCAGCCTTCAACATCAACGGCCAAGACGCCAACAACTATCCGCACTTGCCAGAAGTGGATGCCGGCGATGCCGTGACCCTGTCTGAAGCGGTCTTCAAAGAACTGATCAGCCAAACCGTTATCGCGGTTTCTAATCAAGAAAGCCGGCCGATCCTGACCGGGGTCCACTTTGTCTTGGCTGACAACCAATTCTTGGCGGTCGCCACGGATAGTCACCGGTTAAGTCAACGGCAGATTGAACTGCCAACGCCAAGCAACGCGGCGTTCGACGTCATCATCCCCGGGAAGAGTCTGACCGAACTATCCCGGATGATTGGTGATGACGACAGTGACGTGAAGATGCAATTCTCCGAGAACCAGGTTCTGTTCTTATTAGGTGACACCTCGTTCTACTCCCGCTTGTTGGAAGGGAACTACCCCGACACCTCACGGTTGATTCCTAAGGATGCCTCCACCACGGTGGAATTCGAAGCGCCAGAACTGCTGGCCGCAGTCGAACGGGCTTCCCTGTTGTCCCACGAATCGCGGAACAACGTGGTCAAGTTGACCCTGAAGCCTAGCGATCACCAGGTCACCATCTTCAGTAACTCGCCCGATGTCGGGAACGTCGAAGAAGCTTTGACGCCTAAGACGCTGGACGGGGAAGACTTAGAGATCTCGTTTAACCCCGACTACATGAAGGACGCGTTGCGGTCGTTCGGCCAATCCGTGATTCGGGTGGCCTTCACCTCAGTGTTGCGGCCATTCACGTTGGTTCCAACGGAAGATACCAGCAACTTTATTCAGCTGATTACGCCGGTCCGGACGTTCTAGAACGCCAGTATTGCGACTTTGTGAAATTTCACAAGGACTTAAAATCAGCAAACCACAAAGCGTGGTCCCATCGTAGGGGCCACGCTTTTTTGCGGCCAAGCTGGGGGGGGACAGCCCGGAGAAACGATTCAGGGTTGCGATTCGGTTTGCGCGGGAAGGGACGCGACCGGGAGTTACTCGCGACTTAACTTTCACTCAGTTCCGCCGGTGAAAACTGATGAAAGCTGGGAAGCAACGGTAGCCGCAGCATGTGAAATCCGAACACTAGTTGCGCACGCACCGACCATTGGGGGGATGATTGACTGGTAAAACGCCTAAAAACACCCTAAATCGGCGTTAATCACGCTATTTTGATTTCTGAGCAGATTTACCCAGTTTTTGGCAAAAATATCAAAAACGCCATAAGGGGCCTCAGAGGCCAAAAATCAAGGAGTCCAGCTGTACTTTTAGGCTGAAAGGGGTATAATATAAGTAAAGAAAACGAAGGGGTGAAATTGTGAAAAAAGAGGTTTTCATTGAGACGCCCTACATCACATTAGGCCAGATGCTCAAAGAAGAATCCATTATTGGAACCGGCGGTCAAGCCAAGTGGTTCTTGCGGGAAAACACCGTCAAAGTCAACGACGAACCGGATGACCGGCGTGGTCGCAAGCTGTACCCTGGCGACGAAGTCCTGGTTCCCGATGCTGGATCATTTTTTATACGCTCAAAGCAGGGTGAATAATGTATTTGCAAGAGTTGCAGCTCCAAAATTTTCGAAACTACGCGGCGGCTGATCTGAAGCTCGGCAAGGGGATCAACGTCCTCTTGGGTGAGAACGCCCAGGGCAAGACCAACCTCTTGGAGGCCATCTACGCCCTGGCGCTGACCCGCAGCCACCGGACGGC includes:
- the yaaA gene encoding S4 domain-containing protein YaaA gives rise to the protein MKKEVFIETPYITLGQMLKEESIIGTGGQAKWFLRENTVKVNDEPDDRRGRKLYPGDEVLVPDAGSFFIRSKQGE
- the dnaN gene encoding DNA polymerase III subunit beta is translated as MQFTINRAAFVKELNNVSRAISSKTTIPILTGLKIVASDTGLLLTGSNADISIETLIRSDDPDIGLTVDEPGSIVLTARFFSEIVKRLPEKTMTVSVKDGFQTEITSGSAAFNINGQDANNYPHLPEVDAGDAVTLSEAVFKELISQTVIAVSNQESRPILTGVHFVLADNQFLAVATDSHRLSQRQIELPTPSNAAFDVIIPGKSLTELSRMIGDDDSDVKMQFSENQVLFLLGDTSFYSRLLEGNYPDTSRLIPKDASTTVEFEAPELLAAVERASLLSHESRNNVVKLTLKPSDHQVTIFSNSPDVGNVEEALTPKTLDGEDLEISFNPDYMKDALRSFGQSVIRVAFTSVLRPFTLVPTEDTSNFIQLITPVRTF
- the dnaA gene encoding chromosomal replication initiator protein DnaA → MPEMSTLWSSIEELFKQNSSPTTYKTWIETAKPISLDGNKLTLELPSPLHRDYWTNQHLDQQLVEYAYEATHEDIQPDLILEDERQQTATRGGHTATADAAEPTPTFMKETTLNPRYTFDTFVIGKGNQMAHAAALVVSEEPGVMYNPLFFYGGVGLGKTHLMHAIGNKMLEDHPETKIKYVTSEAFTNDFINAIRTRTQEQFRQEYRNVDLLLVDDIQFFANKEGTQEEFFHTFNTLYDDGKQIVLTSDRLPNEIPKLQDRLVSRFAWGLSVDITPPDLETRIAILRNKADADGIEIPDDTLSYIAGQIDSNVRELEGALARVQAYHQLMRQPITTDLAAEALKGLNLADTSDVITIPVIQDRVADYFHVSLKDLKGKKRKKTIVIPRQIAMYLSRELTDASLPRIGNEFGGKDHTTVIHAYNKIAASLKTDTELQKNIADLKEELRR